The following coding sequences are from one Acipenser ruthenus chromosome 7, fAciRut3.2 maternal haplotype, whole genome shotgun sequence window:
- the LOC117415230 gene encoding toll-like receptor 1 isoform X1, which produces MEDLKQSCGEIYKNAYTHKPQKNVPVTVGISLWKTAKERRRMSPFICFATLLSSVVWGVNGINKEEENGRFLTCSITEQHRQDLSNQQLTRIPPDLSPSTQYLDLSNNNITRVNDKDLAALPDLCILELHHNPLEYISPTAFLNNTKLEVLNISYSLLKAIPDLSFPALRVLDVSSNLYGSYALGSSFKNMEFLFSLALGSPYAKAVNYTDFAPVQNIPLRHLSLGYGEGLQSYESGSFTQIPSLRKVTLIMPFCERVSMFQDILKDLQRTQVESLVLVKFLPRYCNISSDPFEGLKGLRSLKNITFVDTWFNSSVLYMFLQNLYSSPIQVTAFLNITYNEDIEELHLDCDLGKHAIKLKAIILDGILHYQMRYPKFSINVTCYSQLTYMKFSGSGMNISPCNLMSSLPSLEVLDVSNNLLTYNGFWWHGCSYTNIFPALKQLNLSKNRFKKLCFISQKTQQMRALETLDLSSNSIELEGQCSWPSHLTNLILSNNNLGNSVFSYLSPHFRSLDLSKTGISVLTKDMLSSLPNLTHLFLSSNGLQVLPADLWAPSVEVLHVDHNAISVISQDSLKGLPGLKELKAGHEPFSCKCDSYWFVTTLDKRLLPDWPSQYTCSYPPELYGMLLEEYQPGRVACEPWIQAAIAILVTLAVVLLLSLTFYACDGAWYLKMLWVWIRVKRRSSQETERLANASFHYHAFISYSQHDSNWVDKQLAPNMEKAGFSLCIHERDFVPGDWIIDNIINCVESSYKTLFVLSQSFIQSEWCNYELFFAQHRALSIQQDSLVFILLEPIPADSLPRKFMKLRTLLRQQTYLEWPKEERKQQVFWASLKRMLQEGNKHMVMKQAAVGIADLMSDLVID; this is translated from the coding sequence GAGGATGAGCCCCTTCATTTGCTTTGCCACTCTCTTGTCTTCTGTGGTTTGGGGAGTCAACGGGATCAATAAAGAAGAGGAAAATGGAAGATTCCTGACATGCTCCATCACAGAGCAGCACAGGCAGGACCTCTCGAACCAGCAGCTCACCAGAATCCCACCAGACCTGTCTCCCAGCACCCAGTACCTGGACCTGTCCAATAACAACATCACCAGGGTCAACGATAAAGACCTGGCAGCTCTGCCCGACCTCTGCATCCTGGAGCTCCACCACAACCCCCTGGAATACATCTCCCCCACAGCCTTCCTGAACAACACCAAGCTGGAGGTCCTCAACATCTCCTACAGCCTCCTGAAGGCCATCCCAGACCTGTCGTTCCCCGCTCTTCGGGTCCTTGATGTTTCCAGCAACCTCTATGGAAGTTATGCCCTGGGAAGCTCATTTAAGAATATGGAGTTCCTCTTTTCTCTTGCTCTGGGAAGCCCATACGCCAAAGCCGTTAACTACACTGATTTCGCCCCTGTGCAGAATATACCTTTAAGACACCTGAGTCTAGGGTACGGGGAGGGCTTGCAAAGTTACGAGTCTGGTTCCTTCACCCAAATCCCATCTCTACGCAAAGTGACACTCATCATGCCATTCTGTGAACGCGTCTCGATGTTCCAGGACATTCTCAAGGACCTTCAAAGAACACAAGTGGAGAGTTTAGTGCTGGTCAAGTTTCTCCCCAGATATTGTAACATCTCCAGTGACCCATTCGAGGGTCTCAAAGGTCTGAGATCCTTGAAGAACATCACTTTCGTGGACACCTGGTTCAACAGCTCAGTCTTATATATGTTTCTCCAGAATCTCTATAGCTCTCCAATCCAAGTCACTGCTTTCCTTAACATCACTTATAATGAAGATATCGAAGAACTTCATCTGGACTGTGATTTAGGAAAACACGCAATTAAACTAAAAGCAATCATTTTGGATGGTATCTTGCACTACCAGATGAGATATCCAAAGTTCAGCATCAATGTGACCTGTTATTCCCAGTTGACCTACATGAAGTTCTCTGGCTCAGGGATGAACATCTCACCCTGCAACTTGATGTCCTCTCTGCCCTCTCTGGAGGTCCTAGATGTGTCCAACAATCTCTTAACATACAATGGCTTCTGGTGGCATGGGTGCTCCTACACCAACATCTTTCCAGCTTTAAAGCAGCTTAACTTGAGCAAAAACAGGTTCAAAAAGCTATGCTTCATCTCCCAGAAAACCCAGCAGATGAGAGCCCTGGAAACTCTGGACCTGAGCTCCAACTCTATTGAGCTTGAAGGCCAGTGCTCCTGGCCTTCGCACCTGACCAACCTCATCTTGAGTAACAACAACCTGGGCAACTCTGTCTTCAGCTACCTCTCTCCACACTTCAGAAGTCTGGACCTCTCCAAGACAGGCATTTCAGTGTTGACGAAGGACATGCTCTCCAGCCTGCCCAACTTGACACATCTCTTCTTGAGCTCCAATGGCCTCCAGGTCTTGCCTGCTGATCTCTGGGCACCCAGTGTAGAGGTGCTGCATGTGGACCACAACGCCATAAGTGTCATCAGCCAAGATTCCTTAAAAGGGCTGCCTGGGCTCAAGGAATTAAAAGCAGGGCACGAGCCATTCAGCTGCAAGTGTGACTCCTATTGGTTTGTGACCACTCTTGATAAGAGGCTTCTGCCCGATTGGCCATCGCAGTACACCTGCAGCTACCCTCCTGAACTTTACGGGATGTTACTAGAAGAGTACCAGCCAGGCAGAGTAGCCTGTGAGCCGTGGATCCAAGCTGCCATTGCAATCCTTGTCACGCTTGCTGTTGTCCTGCTTCTGAGCCTTACTTTCTATGCCTGTGATGGAGCCTGGTACCTCAAGATGCTCTGGGTGTGGATCAGGGTCAAAAGGAGGAGCAGCCAGGAAACAGAGAGGCTGGCGAATGCATCTTTCCATTACCATGCCTTCATCTCTTACAGTCAGCATGATTCCAACTGGGTGGACAAGCAGCTTGCGCCCAACATGGAGAAGGCGGGCTTCAGCCTTTGCATCCATGAGCGTGACTTTGTGCCCGGGGACTGGATCATCGACAACATCATCAACTGCGTGGAGAGCAGCTACAAGACCCTGTTCGTGCTCTCCCAGAGCTTCATCCAGAGCGAGTGGTGTAACTACGAGCTCTTCTTCGCCCAGCACCGGGCGCTCAGTATCCAGCAGGACTCCCTGGTCTTCATCCTGCTGGAGCCCATTCCTGCAGACTCCCTGCCCAGGAAGTTCATGAAGCTGCGGACCCTGCTCAGGCAGCAGACCTACCTGGAGTGGCCCAAGGAGGAGAGGAAACAACAGGTCTTCTGGGCCAGCCTGAAGAGAATGCTGCAGGAGGGTAATAAGCACATGGTAATGAAGCAGGCAGCAGTGGGGATAGCTGACTTGATGTCTGATCTTGTCATTGATTAA
- the LOC117415230 gene encoding toll-like receptor 1 isoform X2, whose protein sequence is MSPFICFATLLSSVVWGVNGINKEEENGRFLTCSITEQHRQDLSNQQLTRIPPDLSPSTQYLDLSNNNITRVNDKDLAALPDLCILELHHNPLEYISPTAFLNNTKLEVLNISYSLLKAIPDLSFPALRVLDVSSNLYGSYALGSSFKNMEFLFSLALGSPYAKAVNYTDFAPVQNIPLRHLSLGYGEGLQSYESGSFTQIPSLRKVTLIMPFCERVSMFQDILKDLQRTQVESLVLVKFLPRYCNISSDPFEGLKGLRSLKNITFVDTWFNSSVLYMFLQNLYSSPIQVTAFLNITYNEDIEELHLDCDLGKHAIKLKAIILDGILHYQMRYPKFSINVTCYSQLTYMKFSGSGMNISPCNLMSSLPSLEVLDVSNNLLTYNGFWWHGCSYTNIFPALKQLNLSKNRFKKLCFISQKTQQMRALETLDLSSNSIELEGQCSWPSHLTNLILSNNNLGNSVFSYLSPHFRSLDLSKTGISVLTKDMLSSLPNLTHLFLSSNGLQVLPADLWAPSVEVLHVDHNAISVISQDSLKGLPGLKELKAGHEPFSCKCDSYWFVTTLDKRLLPDWPSQYTCSYPPELYGMLLEEYQPGRVACEPWIQAAIAILVTLAVVLLLSLTFYACDGAWYLKMLWVWIRVKRRSSQETERLANASFHYHAFISYSQHDSNWVDKQLAPNMEKAGFSLCIHERDFVPGDWIIDNIINCVESSYKTLFVLSQSFIQSEWCNYELFFAQHRALSIQQDSLVFILLEPIPADSLPRKFMKLRTLLRQQTYLEWPKEERKQQVFWASLKRMLQEGNKHMVMKQAAVGIADLMSDLVID, encoded by the coding sequence ATGAGCCCCTTCATTTGCTTTGCCACTCTCTTGTCTTCTGTGGTTTGGGGAGTCAACGGGATCAATAAAGAAGAGGAAAATGGAAGATTCCTGACATGCTCCATCACAGAGCAGCACAGGCAGGACCTCTCGAACCAGCAGCTCACCAGAATCCCACCAGACCTGTCTCCCAGCACCCAGTACCTGGACCTGTCCAATAACAACATCACCAGGGTCAACGATAAAGACCTGGCAGCTCTGCCCGACCTCTGCATCCTGGAGCTCCACCACAACCCCCTGGAATACATCTCCCCCACAGCCTTCCTGAACAACACCAAGCTGGAGGTCCTCAACATCTCCTACAGCCTCCTGAAGGCCATCCCAGACCTGTCGTTCCCCGCTCTTCGGGTCCTTGATGTTTCCAGCAACCTCTATGGAAGTTATGCCCTGGGAAGCTCATTTAAGAATATGGAGTTCCTCTTTTCTCTTGCTCTGGGAAGCCCATACGCCAAAGCCGTTAACTACACTGATTTCGCCCCTGTGCAGAATATACCTTTAAGACACCTGAGTCTAGGGTACGGGGAGGGCTTGCAAAGTTACGAGTCTGGTTCCTTCACCCAAATCCCATCTCTACGCAAAGTGACACTCATCATGCCATTCTGTGAACGCGTCTCGATGTTCCAGGACATTCTCAAGGACCTTCAAAGAACACAAGTGGAGAGTTTAGTGCTGGTCAAGTTTCTCCCCAGATATTGTAACATCTCCAGTGACCCATTCGAGGGTCTCAAAGGTCTGAGATCCTTGAAGAACATCACTTTCGTGGACACCTGGTTCAACAGCTCAGTCTTATATATGTTTCTCCAGAATCTCTATAGCTCTCCAATCCAAGTCACTGCTTTCCTTAACATCACTTATAATGAAGATATCGAAGAACTTCATCTGGACTGTGATTTAGGAAAACACGCAATTAAACTAAAAGCAATCATTTTGGATGGTATCTTGCACTACCAGATGAGATATCCAAAGTTCAGCATCAATGTGACCTGTTATTCCCAGTTGACCTACATGAAGTTCTCTGGCTCAGGGATGAACATCTCACCCTGCAACTTGATGTCCTCTCTGCCCTCTCTGGAGGTCCTAGATGTGTCCAACAATCTCTTAACATACAATGGCTTCTGGTGGCATGGGTGCTCCTACACCAACATCTTTCCAGCTTTAAAGCAGCTTAACTTGAGCAAAAACAGGTTCAAAAAGCTATGCTTCATCTCCCAGAAAACCCAGCAGATGAGAGCCCTGGAAACTCTGGACCTGAGCTCCAACTCTATTGAGCTTGAAGGCCAGTGCTCCTGGCCTTCGCACCTGACCAACCTCATCTTGAGTAACAACAACCTGGGCAACTCTGTCTTCAGCTACCTCTCTCCACACTTCAGAAGTCTGGACCTCTCCAAGACAGGCATTTCAGTGTTGACGAAGGACATGCTCTCCAGCCTGCCCAACTTGACACATCTCTTCTTGAGCTCCAATGGCCTCCAGGTCTTGCCTGCTGATCTCTGGGCACCCAGTGTAGAGGTGCTGCATGTGGACCACAACGCCATAAGTGTCATCAGCCAAGATTCCTTAAAAGGGCTGCCTGGGCTCAAGGAATTAAAAGCAGGGCACGAGCCATTCAGCTGCAAGTGTGACTCCTATTGGTTTGTGACCACTCTTGATAAGAGGCTTCTGCCCGATTGGCCATCGCAGTACACCTGCAGCTACCCTCCTGAACTTTACGGGATGTTACTAGAAGAGTACCAGCCAGGCAGAGTAGCCTGTGAGCCGTGGATCCAAGCTGCCATTGCAATCCTTGTCACGCTTGCTGTTGTCCTGCTTCTGAGCCTTACTTTCTATGCCTGTGATGGAGCCTGGTACCTCAAGATGCTCTGGGTGTGGATCAGGGTCAAAAGGAGGAGCAGCCAGGAAACAGAGAGGCTGGCGAATGCATCTTTCCATTACCATGCCTTCATCTCTTACAGTCAGCATGATTCCAACTGGGTGGACAAGCAGCTTGCGCCCAACATGGAGAAGGCGGGCTTCAGCCTTTGCATCCATGAGCGTGACTTTGTGCCCGGGGACTGGATCATCGACAACATCATCAACTGCGTGGAGAGCAGCTACAAGACCCTGTTCGTGCTCTCCCAGAGCTTCATCCAGAGCGAGTGGTGTAACTACGAGCTCTTCTTCGCCCAGCACCGGGCGCTCAGTATCCAGCAGGACTCCCTGGTCTTCATCCTGCTGGAGCCCATTCCTGCAGACTCCCTGCCCAGGAAGTTCATGAAGCTGCGGACCCTGCTCAGGCAGCAGACCTACCTGGAGTGGCCCAAGGAGGAGAGGAAACAACAGGTCTTCTGGGCCAGCCTGAAGAGAATGCTGCAGGAGGGTAATAAGCACATGGTAATGAAGCAGGCAGCAGTGGGGATAGCTGACTTGATGTCTGATCTTGTCATTGATTAA